The following nucleotide sequence is from Candidatus Binatia bacterium.
CACGTCGAAACTGACCTGCTGGCCTTCGTCGAGACTGCGGTAGCCTTCACCGATGATCGCGGTGTGGTGAACGAACACGTCGTCACCGCCGTCGCGGGTGATGAAGCCAAACCCTTTCTCAGCATTGAACCACTTCACTGTTCCCTGAGCCATGCGCTTCCCTCCTTTCCTT
It contains:
- a CDS encoding cold shock domain-containing protein codes for the protein MAQGTVKWFNAEKGFGFITRDGGDDVFVHHTAIIGEGYRSLDEGQQVSFDVTQGNKGPQASNVTKL